The Enterobacter kobei genome has a segment encoding these proteins:
- the cspD gene encoding cold shock-like protein CspD, with amino-acid sequence MEMGTVKWFNNAKGFGFICPEGGGEDIFAHYSTIQMDGYRTLKGGQSVRFDVHQGPKGNHASLIVPIEAETVA; translated from the coding sequence ATGGAAATGGGTACTGTTAAGTGGTTCAACAACGCCAAAGGGTTTGGCTTCATCTGCCCCGAAGGCGGCGGCGAGGATATCTTCGCTCACTATTCCACCATTCAGATGGATGGTTACAGAACGCTCAAAGGCGGGCAGTCCGTCCGGTTCGATGTACACCAGGGACCAAAAGGCAATCATGCAAGCCTTATCGTACCCATTGAAGCAGAGACGGTTGCATAG
- the macB gene encoding macrolide ABC transporter ATP-binding protein/permease MacB codes for MTALLELKDIRRSYPSGDGPVEVLKGISLRVEAGEMVAIVGASGSGKSTLMNILGCLDKPTSGTYRVAGTDVSTLDGDALAKLRREHFGFIFQRYHLLSHLNAAQNVEVPAVYAGVERKKRLERAKTLLTRLGLAERVEYQPSQLSGGQQQRVSIARALMNGGQVILADEPTGALDSHSGEEVMAILHQLRDQGHTVIIVTHDPQVAAQAERIIEIHDGELVSNPPPRASRAAAPKEALPASTGWGQFSSGFREALNMAWLAMAANKMRTLLTMLGIIIGIASVVSIVVVGDAAKQLVLADIRAIGTNTIDVYPGKDFGDDEPQYQQALKYDDLAAIQKQPWVNSATPAVSQNLRLRVGNVDVAASANGVSGDYFNVYGMTFSEGATFNAEQLAGRAQVVVLDANSRRQLFPNKASVVGEVILVGNMPATVIGVAEEKQSMFGSSKILRVWLPYTTISGRIMGQSWLNSITVRVKEGYDSALAEQQLERLLTLRHGKKDFFTWNMDGLLKTAEKTTRTLQLFLTLVAVISLVVGGIGVMNIMLVSVTERTREIGIRMAVGASASDVLQQFLIEAVLVCLVGGAMGIALSMMIAFALQLFLPGWEIGFSPVAIITAFLCSTFTGILFGWLPARNAARLDPVDALARE; via the coding sequence ATGACCGCGCTGCTTGAGCTGAAGGATATCCGTCGCAGCTATCCGTCGGGCGACGGTCCGGTGGAGGTGCTGAAAGGTATCTCCCTGCGCGTGGAAGCGGGCGAGATGGTGGCGATTGTCGGCGCGTCAGGCTCCGGTAAATCGACGCTGATGAACATTCTCGGCTGCCTGGATAAACCCACCAGCGGGACCTATCGCGTGGCCGGGACGGATGTCTCCACGCTCGACGGCGACGCGCTGGCGAAGCTGCGCCGGGAACATTTTGGTTTTATCTTCCAGCGTTACCACCTGCTCTCACACCTGAACGCGGCGCAAAACGTCGAGGTGCCAGCCGTCTATGCAGGCGTGGAGCGGAAGAAACGTCTTGAGCGTGCGAAGACGCTGTTAACGCGTCTCGGGCTGGCTGAACGCGTGGAGTACCAGCCGTCGCAGCTGTCCGGTGGCCAGCAGCAGCGCGTGAGTATTGCCCGCGCGCTGATGAATGGCGGGCAGGTGATCCTCGCGGATGAACCCACCGGGGCGCTCGACAGCCATTCCGGTGAAGAGGTGATGGCGATCCTCCACCAGCTTCGCGATCAGGGGCACACGGTGATCATCGTTACCCACGATCCGCAGGTGGCGGCGCAGGCGGAACGCATTATTGAGATCCACGACGGCGAGCTGGTCAGCAACCCGCCGCCGCGTGCGTCCAGAGCGGCAGCCCCGAAAGAAGCTCTGCCGGCCTCAACCGGCTGGGGACAATTTTCCAGCGGCTTTCGTGAAGCGCTGAACATGGCCTGGCTGGCGATGGCGGCCAACAAAATGCGCACCCTGCTGACCATGCTCGGGATTATCATCGGTATTGCTTCGGTGGTCTCGATTGTGGTGGTGGGCGACGCCGCCAAGCAGCTGGTGCTGGCCGATATTCGCGCCATCGGTACCAATACCATTGATGTCTATCCCGGCAAGGACTTTGGCGACGACGAACCGCAGTATCAGCAGGCGCTAAAGTATGACGATCTGGCAGCGATTCAGAAGCAGCCGTGGGTAAACTCCGCCACGCCAGCCGTTTCGCAAAACCTGCGTCTGCGGGTAGGGAATGTTGACGTTGCCGCCAGCGCCAACGGCGTCAGCGGGGACTACTTCAACGTCTACGGCATGACCTTCAGCGAAGGGGCGACCTTTAATGCCGAACAGCTGGCGGGCAGGGCGCAGGTGGTGGTGCTGGATGCGAACTCGCGCAGGCAACTCTTCCCTAATAAAGCCAGTGTGGTCGGTGAAGTGATCCTGGTCGGCAACATGCCTGCCACGGTCATTGGTGTGGCGGAAGAGAAACAGTCGATGTTTGGCAGCAGCAAGATCCTGCGCGTCTGGTTGCCCTACACCACGATTTCCGGGCGGATCATGGGGCAGTCATGGCTCAACTCCATCACCGTGCGTGTGAAGGAGGGCTACGACAGCGCGCTGGCCGAACAGCAGCTTGAGCGGTTGCTTACGTTGCGCCACGGGAAGAAGGATTTCTTCACCTGGAACATGGACGGCCTCTTGAAAACGGCGGAAAAGACCACACGTACTCTTCAGCTGTTCCTCACGCTGGTGGCGGTGATCTCGCTGGTCGTCGGCGGCATCGGGGTGATGAATATCATGCTGGTGTCGGTCACGGAACGTACCCGGGAGATTGGCATCCGCATGGCGGTCGGGGCCAGTGCCAGTGATGTACTGCAACAGTTTCTGATTGAGGCTGTGCTGGTGTGCCTGGTCGGCGGGGCGATGGGGATTGCGCTCTCGATGATGATTGCGTTCGCGCTCCAGCTCTTTTTACCCGGGTGGGAGATTGGTTTCTCGCCGGTCGCCATTATTACCGCATTTTTATGTTCGACCTTTACCGGCATTTTGTTTGGCTGGCTCCCCGCCCGCAACGCGGCGCGGCTGGATCCGGTGGATGCGCTGGCTCGGGAATAA
- the clpS gene encoding ATP-dependent Clp protease adapter ClpS, with amino-acid sequence MGKTNDWLDFDQLAEDKVRDALKPPSMYKVMLMNDDYTPMEFVIDVLQKFFSYDVERATQLMLTVHYRGKAICGIFTAEVAETKVAMVNDYARENEHPLLCTLEKA; translated from the coding sequence ATGGGTAAGACCAACGACTGGCTGGATTTTGACCAGCTGGCGGAAGATAAAGTGCGTGACGCGCTAAAACCGCCATCTATGTATAAAGTTATGTTAATGAACGATGATTACACGCCGATGGAATTTGTTATTGACGTGCTACAAAAGTTCTTTTCTTATGATGTAGAACGTGCAACGCAACTGATGCTTACCGTTCATTATCGAGGCAAAGCCATCTGCGGCATCTTTACGGCAGAAGTGGCGGAAACCAAAGTGGCGATGGTGAACGACTATGCGAGGGAGAACGAGCATCCGTTGCTGTGTACGCTGGAAAAGGCCTGA